A single Mixta calida DNA region contains:
- the rep gene encoding DNA helicase Rep: protein MRLNPSQQHAVEFVTGPCLVLAGAGSGKTRVITNKIAHLIRECGYQARHIAAVTFTNKASREMKERVAQTLGRKEARGLMISTFHTLGLEIIKREYAALGMKSNFSLFDDQDQLALLKDLTEQWLENDKNLLQQLISTISNWKNDLIDPAQAQARAQSERDRIFAHCYELYDRHLKSCNVLDFDDLILLPTLLLQRNEEVRERWQQRIRYLLVDEYQDTNTSQYELVKLLVGARARFTVVGDDDQSIYSWRGARPQNLVLLKEDFPALQVIKLEQNYRSTGRILKAANILIANNPHVFEKRLFSELGYGVELKVLSANHEDHEAERVTGELIAHHFINKTQYKDYAILYRGNHQSRVFEKMLMQNRIPYRISGGTSFFSRPEIKDLLAYLRVLTNPDDDSAFLRIINTPRREIGPATLQKLGEWANQRNKSLFSASFDLGLGQTLTGRGLENLQRFTGWLQEIARLAEREPISAVRDLIRGIDYESWLFETSASPKAAEMRMKNVNTLFQWMTEMLEGSELDEPMTLTQVVTRFTLRDMMERGESDEELDQVQLMTLHASKGLEFPYVYLVGMEEGLLPHQSSIDEDNIEEERRLAYVGITRAQKELTFTLCRERRQYGELVRPEPSRFLLELPQDDLIWETERKVVSAEERMKTGQSRVAGLRAMLDKAKKGA, encoded by the coding sequence ATGCGCCTTAATCCCAGCCAACAACACGCTGTCGAATTCGTCACCGGCCCTTGCCTGGTGCTGGCTGGCGCGGGTTCCGGCAAGACGCGCGTGATAACCAATAAAATTGCTCACCTTATTCGCGAGTGTGGTTATCAGGCTCGTCATATCGCCGCCGTTACCTTTACCAACAAAGCGTCGCGCGAGATGAAAGAGCGCGTGGCGCAAACGCTTGGTCGTAAAGAAGCGCGCGGCCTGATGATCTCCACATTCCATACCTTAGGGCTGGAGATCATCAAGCGCGAATATGCCGCGCTAGGCATGAAATCCAACTTTTCGCTGTTCGACGATCAGGATCAGCTGGCGCTGTTGAAAGACCTGACCGAGCAGTGGCTGGAAAATGATAAAAATCTGCTGCAACAGCTGATCTCAACGATCTCCAACTGGAAAAACGATCTGATCGATCCGGCTCAGGCGCAGGCGCGTGCCCAGTCGGAGCGCGATCGTATTTTCGCGCACTGCTATGAACTGTACGATCGGCATCTAAAATCGTGCAACGTGCTGGACTTTGACGATCTGATCCTGCTGCCGACGCTGCTGCTGCAACGTAATGAAGAGGTGCGCGAGCGCTGGCAGCAGCGTATCCGTTACCTGCTGGTGGATGAGTATCAGGACACCAACACCAGCCAGTATGAGCTGGTTAAGCTACTGGTGGGTGCGCGGGCGCGTTTTACCGTAGTAGGCGATGATGACCAGTCGATTTACTCCTGGCGGGGCGCCAGGCCGCAAAACCTTGTGCTGCTGAAAGAAGACTTCCCCGCGCTGCAGGTGATCAAGCTGGAGCAGAATTACCGCTCTACCGGACGTATTCTGAAGGCGGCGAACATTCTGATCGCCAACAACCCGCACGTCTTTGAAAAGCGCCTGTTCTCTGAGCTGGGCTATGGCGTCGAGCTGAAAGTGCTGAGCGCCAATCACGAGGATCACGAAGCGGAGCGCGTCACCGGAGAGCTGATCGCGCACCACTTTATTAATAAAACCCAGTACAAGGATTACGCCATCCTTTATCGCGGCAACCACCAGTCGCGCGTGTTTGAAAAAATGCTGATGCAGAACCGCATCCCCTATCGTATTTCAGGCGGCACCTCCTTTTTCTCCCGCCCGGAGATCAAGGATTTGCTGGCCTATCTGCGCGTGCTGACCAACCCGGACGACGACAGCGCTTTTCTGCGCATTATCAATACGCCGCGGCGTGAAATCGGCCCGGCGACGCTGCAAAAGCTGGGCGAATGGGCCAACCAGCGTAATAAAAGCCTGTTCAGCGCCAGCTTCGATCTGGGGCTTGGCCAGACGCTGACCGGCCGCGGTCTGGAAAATTTGCAGCGCTTTACCGGCTGGCTACAGGAGATTGCTCGCCTGGCCGAGCGCGAGCCCATCAGCGCCGTGCGCGATCTGATCCGCGGTATCGATTATGAGAGTTGGCTGTTCGAGACTTCCGCCAGCCCGAAAGCGGCGGAAATGCGCATGAAGAACGTGAATACGCTGTTTCAGTGGATGACGGAGATGCTGGAGGGCAGCGAGCTGGACGAGCCGATGACGCTGACGCAGGTTGTTACGCGCTTTACGCTGCGCGATATGATGGAGCGCGGCGAAAGCGATGAGGAGCTGGATCAGGTACAGCTGATGACGCTGCATGCTTCAAAAGGCCTTGAATTTCCCTACGTCTATCTGGTGGGCATGGAAGAAGGGCTGTTACCGCATCAGAGCAGCATCGATGAAGATAACATCGAGGAAGAGCGGCGCCTGGCCTATGTCGGCATTACCCGAGCGCAGAAAGAGCTGACTTTTACCCTGTGCCGTGAACGTCGGCAGTATGGCGAGCTGGTGCGCCCGGAGCCGAGCCGTTTTCTGCTGGAACTGCCGCAGGACGATCTTATTTGGGAAACCGAGCGTAAGGTAGTGAGCGCTGAAGAACGCATGAAAACCGGGCAGAGTCGTGTAGCCGGGCTGCGCGCTATGCTGGATAAAGCGAAAAAAGGGGCCTGA
- the ppiC gene encoding peptidylprolyl isomerase PpiC: protein MAKTAAAMHILVKEEKLAQELLAQLEKGADFEKLAKKHSTCPSGRKGGHLGEFKKGAMVPAFDKVVFSCPLLTPYGPLHTQFGYHIIKVLYRN from the coding sequence ATGGCAAAAACCGCAGCGGCAATGCATATCCTTGTAAAGGAAGAAAAACTGGCGCAGGAACTTCTGGCCCAGCTGGAAAAGGGCGCCGACTTTGAAAAGCTGGCGAAAAAACACTCTACCTGTCCCAGCGGACGCAAAGGCGGACATTTAGGCGAGTTTAAAAAAGGGGCGATGGTGCCCGCTTTTGATAAAGTGGTATTTTCCTGTCCCCTGCTGACGCCTTACGGCCCTCTGCATACCCAGTTCGGTTATCACATCATTAAAGTGCTGTACCGAAACTAA
- the ilvC gene encoding ketol-acid reductoisomerase has product MANYFNTLNLRQQLAQLGKCRFMTRDEFADEASYLKGKKVVIVGCGAQGLNQGLNMRDSGLDVSYALRAEAIAEKRASWRKATENGFKVGTYEELIPQADLVVNLTPDKQHSSVVQAVQPLMKDGAALGYSHGFNIVEVGEQIRKDITVVMVAPKCPGTEVREEYKRGFGVPTLIAVHPENDPKGEGMAIAKAWAAATGGHRAGVLESSFVAEVKSDLMGEQTILCGMLQAGSLLCYDKLVAEGVDPAYAGKLLQFGWETITESLKHGGITLMMDRLSNPAKLRAYALSEQLKTIMAPLFQKHMDDIISGEFSSGMMADWANDDKKLLTWREETGQTAFENAPQYDGKISEQEYYDRGVLMVAMVKAGVELAFETMVDSGIIEESAYYESLHELPLIANTIARKRLYEMNVVISDTAEYGNYLFANAAVPLLKEFMTTLQAGDLGKEVAPAAVDNAQLRDVNEAVRNHPIEAVGRKLRGYMTDMKRISVAG; this is encoded by the coding sequence ATGGCTAACTATTTCAACACTTTGAACCTGCGTCAGCAGCTGGCGCAATTAGGTAAATGTCGCTTTATGACGCGCGACGAATTTGCTGATGAAGCAAGCTACCTGAAAGGGAAAAAAGTCGTCATCGTTGGCTGTGGCGCCCAGGGTCTCAACCAGGGCCTTAACATGCGTGACTCTGGTCTGGACGTTTCTTATGCGCTGCGCGCTGAAGCGATTGCGGAAAAACGCGCTTCCTGGCGCAAGGCGACCGAAAATGGCTTTAAAGTCGGCACCTATGAAGAGCTGATTCCGCAGGCCGATCTGGTGGTTAACCTGACGCCGGACAAACAGCACTCATCCGTCGTGCAGGCAGTGCAGCCGCTGATGAAAGACGGCGCGGCGCTGGGCTATTCGCACGGCTTCAATATCGTTGAGGTAGGCGAGCAGATCCGTAAAGACATTACCGTTGTGATGGTGGCGCCGAAATGTCCGGGCACGGAAGTGCGCGAAGAGTACAAGCGCGGCTTCGGCGTCCCAACGCTGATCGCGGTGCATCCAGAAAACGATCCGAAAGGCGAAGGCATGGCGATCGCCAAAGCCTGGGCCGCGGCGACCGGCGGTCATCGTGCGGGCGTGCTGGAATCCTCCTTCGTTGCCGAAGTGAAATCTGACCTGATGGGCGAGCAGACCATTCTCTGCGGTATGCTGCAGGCGGGTTCTCTGCTGTGCTACGACAAGCTGGTGGCTGAGGGCGTTGATCCAGCTTACGCGGGCAAACTGTTGCAGTTCGGTTGGGAAACCATCACTGAATCCCTGAAGCACGGCGGCATTACCCTGATGATGGACCGCCTCTCTAACCCGGCTAAGCTGCGTGCTTACGCTCTGTCGGAGCAGCTGAAAACCATTATGGCGCCGCTGTTCCAGAAACATATGGATGACATCATTTCCGGCGAATTCTCTTCCGGCATGATGGCGGACTGGGCGAACGACGATAAAAAACTGCTGACCTGGCGCGAAGAGACCGGCCAGACCGCGTTTGAAAACGCGCCGCAGTATGACGGAAAAATTTCCGAGCAGGAATATTACGATCGCGGCGTGCTGATGGTCGCCATGGTAAAAGCGGGCGTTGAGCTGGCGTTTGAAACCATGGTTGATTCCGGCATCATCGAAGAGTCCGCCTATTATGAATCGCTGCACGAGCTGCCGCTGATCGCTAACACCATCGCCCGTAAGCGTCTGTATGAAATGAACGTGGTGATTTCCGATACTGCGGAATATGGCAACTACCTGTTCGCTAACGCGGCGGTGCCGCTGCTGAAAGAGTTTATGACCACGCTGCAGGCAGGCGATTTAGGAAAAGAAGTGGCGCCGGCGGCGGTTGATAACGCTCAGCTGCGCGACGTGAATGAAGCGGTGCGCAACCATCCGATCGAAGCGGTCGGCCGCAAGCTGCGCGGCTACATGACTGATATGAAACGTATCAGCGTTGCCGGCTAA
- the ilvY gene encoding HTH-type transcriptional activator IlvY, protein MDLRDLKLFLHLAESRHFGRTARAMHVSPSTLSRQIQRLEEDLGQSLFLRDNRTVTLTEAGEQLRQFAQQTLLQYQQLRHAIDQHGPSLSGELKLFCSVTAAYSHLPPILDRFRAEHPQVEIKLTTGDAADAVDKVQTGEAELAIAGRPEMLPASIGFTPLGYIPLVLIAPALPCPVRQQATQPDPDWAQIPFILPEQGPARRRIDLWFRRRRIANPLIYATVSGHEAIVSMVALGCGIALLPEVVLENSPDPVRNRVLVLEDVDAVAPFELGVCVQKKRLSEPLISAFWQLL, encoded by the coding sequence ATGGATTTACGAGACCTGAAACTTTTTTTACATTTGGCCGAGAGTCGACACTTTGGTCGTACCGCCCGCGCAATGCACGTTTCGCCTTCCACCCTGTCGCGCCAGATACAGCGGCTGGAGGAGGATTTAGGGCAAAGCCTGTTTTTACGTGATAACCGTACCGTCACGCTGACCGAAGCAGGCGAACAACTGCGCCAGTTCGCGCAGCAAACGCTGCTGCAATATCAGCAGCTGCGTCACGCGATAGACCAGCACGGACCTTCGTTAAGCGGCGAACTGAAGCTGTTCTGCTCTGTAACCGCCGCCTACAGCCATCTGCCGCCGATCCTCGATCGTTTTCGCGCCGAGCATCCGCAGGTGGAAATCAAGCTCACTACCGGCGATGCCGCCGACGCGGTTGACAAAGTGCAAACCGGCGAAGCGGAGCTGGCGATTGCCGGTCGTCCTGAGATGCTGCCCGCCAGCATCGGCTTTACCCCGCTAGGGTATATTCCGCTGGTGCTGATCGCGCCAGCGCTGCCTTGCCCGGTTCGTCAGCAGGCGACGCAGCCCGATCCAGACTGGGCACAAATCCCCTTTATTCTGCCGGAACAGGGCCCGGCGCGACGCCGCATCGATCTGTGGTTCCGCCGTCGGCGCATTGCTAATCCGCTGATTTACGCCACCGTTTCCGGTCATGAAGCCATTGTTTCTATGGTGGCGCTGGGCTGTGGTATCGCTCTGCTGCCTGAGGTGGTATTGGAAAACAGCCCGGATCCGGTGCGCAACCGGGTTCTGGTGCTGGAAGATGTTGACGCCGTCGCGCCCTTTGAACTGGGCGTCTGCGTACAGAAAAAGCGGCTCAGCGAGCCGCTAATTAGCGCGTTCTGGCAGCTACTGTAA
- the ilvA gene encoding threonine ammonia-lyase, biosynthetic, giving the protein MAESQPLPEAPCGAEYLRAVLRSPVYEVAQVTPLQHMEKLSARLGNTVLVKREDRQPVHSFKLRGAYAMIAGLNEEQKARGVVTASAGNHAQGVALSASKLGIKSLIVMPVATADIKVDAVRAFGGETYLYGANFDEAKAKAIELSEQQGYTFVPPFDHPAVIAGQGTLAMELLQQDAHLDRIFVPVGGGGLAAGVAVLIKQLMPQIKVIAVEAADSACLKAALEAGEPVDLPRVGLFAEGVAVKRIGSETFRLCQAWLDDIVTVDSDAICAAMKDLFEDVRAVAEPSGALALAGMKKYIQQHNLQGERLAHILSGANVNFHGLRYVSERCELGEQREALLAVTIPEQQGSFLKFCQTLGGRAVTEFNYRYADADNACIFVGVRLTRGREERREIISELTAGGYQVVDLSDDEMAKLHVRYMVGGRPSRPLRERLFSFEFPEAPGALLKFLQTLGAHWNISLFHYRSHGTDYGRVLAAFEQGEDEPRFAEHLAALGYDFHDESENPAFRFFLAG; this is encoded by the coding sequence ATGGCTGAGTCTCAACCGTTACCGGAGGCGCCCTGCGGCGCTGAATATCTGCGCGCCGTGCTGCGCTCGCCCGTTTACGAAGTGGCGCAGGTGACGCCATTACAGCATATGGAGAAGCTCTCCGCGCGCCTTGGCAACACGGTGCTGGTGAAGCGCGAAGATCGCCAACCGGTCCATAGCTTTAAGCTGCGGGGCGCCTACGCGATGATCGCCGGGCTTAACGAAGAGCAGAAGGCGCGCGGCGTCGTCACCGCTTCTGCCGGCAACCATGCGCAGGGCGTGGCGCTTTCCGCCAGCAAACTCGGCATTAAATCATTGATCGTGATGCCGGTCGCCACGGCGGATATTAAAGTCGACGCGGTGCGCGCCTTTGGCGGTGAGACTTACCTGTACGGCGCTAATTTCGATGAGGCGAAGGCGAAAGCCATCGAGCTGTCGGAACAGCAGGGCTATACCTTCGTACCGCCTTTTGACCATCCGGCGGTGATCGCCGGACAGGGCACGCTGGCGATGGAGCTGTTGCAGCAGGACGCGCATCTCGATCGCATTTTCGTGCCGGTCGGCGGCGGCGGGCTGGCGGCAGGAGTCGCGGTGTTGATTAAACAGCTGATGCCGCAAATTAAAGTGATTGCGGTAGAGGCGGCGGATTCCGCCTGTCTGAAAGCGGCGCTGGAGGCGGGCGAGCCGGTCGATCTGCCGCGTGTCGGATTGTTTGCGGAAGGCGTGGCGGTGAAGCGTATCGGCAGCGAAACTTTTCGTCTTTGCCAGGCCTGGCTGGATGATATCGTCACCGTCGACAGCGATGCCATCTGCGCGGCGATGAAAGATCTGTTTGAGGATGTGCGCGCGGTGGCGGAGCCTTCCGGGGCGCTGGCGCTGGCGGGAATGAAGAAGTATATCCAACAGCACAATCTGCAGGGCGAACGGCTGGCGCATATCCTTTCCGGCGCGAACGTCAATTTCCACGGGCTGCGCTACGTTTCCGAACGCTGTGAACTGGGGGAACAGCGTGAAGCACTGCTTGCCGTTACCATTCCCGAACAGCAGGGCAGCTTTCTCAAGTTCTGCCAGACGCTGGGCGGCAGAGCGGTAACGGAGTTTAACTACCGTTACGCCGATGCCGATAACGCCTGCATTTTTGTCGGGGTGCGGCTGACGCGCGGCCGCGAAGAGCGTCGGGAAATTATCAGCGAATTAACGGCAGGTGGCTATCAGGTCGTCGATCTCTCTGATGACGAGATGGCCAAGCTGCATGTGCGCTATATGGTAGGCGGTCGACCTTCCCGGCCGCTGCGTGAGCGTCTCTTCAGCTTCGAATTCCCTGAAGCGCCCGGCGCGCTGCTGAAATTTCTGCAAACGCTGGGCGCGCACTGGAATATTTCGCTGTTCCACTATCGCAGTCACGGCACCGACTATGGTCGGGTACTGGCCGCTTTCGAGCAGGGCGAGGATGAACCGCGCTTCGCCGAGCATCTTGCCGCTTTGGGCTACGACTTTCATGATGAAAGCGAAAACCCGGCGTTTCGTTTTTTCCTGGCGGGATAA
- the ilvD gene encoding dihydroxy-acid dehydratase produces MPKYRSATTTHGRNMAGARALWRATGMTDADFGKPIIAVVNSFTQFVPGHVHLRDLGKLVADQIEAAGGVAKEFNTIAVDDGIAMGHGGMLYSLPSRELIADSVEYMVNAHCADAMVCISNCDKITPGMMMAALRLNIPVIFVSGGPMEAGKTKLSDKIIKLDLVDAMIQGANPNVSDADSEQIERSACPTCGSCSGMFTANSMNCLTEALGLSQPGNGSLLATHADRKELFINAGKRIVTLAKRYYEQDDETALPRSIANKAAFENAMTLDIAMGGSTNTVLHLLAAAQEGEIDFNISDIDRLSRKVPHLCKVAPSTQKYHMEDVHRAGGVIGILGELDRAGLLDTSVHNVLGTTLRETLDNYDIMLTQDEAVKKMFRAGPAGIRTTQAFSQECRWDTLDDDRREGCIRSREYAFSQDGGLAVLYGNMAEDGCIVKTAGVDKEILTFRGPAKVYESQEDAVEAILGGKVVAGDVVVIRYEGPKGGPGMQEMLYPTTYLKSMGLGKSCALITDGRFSGGTSGLSIGHASPEAASGGTIALVKDGDMIEIDIPNRGIRLDVPDNELHARREEEEARGDAAYTPHSRQRQVSFALRAYASLATSADKGAVRDKSKLGG; encoded by the coding sequence ATGCCTAAGTACCGTTCCGCCACTACTACTCATGGCCGTAATATGGCCGGTGCCCGTGCCTTGTGGCGCGCAACAGGAATGACTGACGCGGATTTCGGCAAACCGATTATCGCCGTCGTTAACTCTTTCACCCAGTTCGTGCCGGGACACGTTCATCTGCGCGATCTGGGCAAGCTGGTTGCCGATCAGATTGAAGCTGCCGGCGGCGTGGCGAAAGAATTCAACACCATTGCGGTCGATGACGGCATCGCTATGGGTCATGGAGGCATGCTCTATTCACTGCCGTCGCGCGAGCTGATTGCCGACTCGGTTGAATATATGGTGAATGCGCACTGCGCGGACGCCATGGTCTGCATCTCCAACTGCGATAAAATCACGCCGGGAATGATGATGGCCGCGCTGCGCCTGAACATTCCGGTGATTTTCGTCTCCGGCGGGCCGATGGAGGCGGGTAAAACCAAGCTCTCCGATAAGATCATCAAGCTGGACCTGGTCGATGCCATGATTCAGGGCGCCAACCCTAACGTCAGCGACGCCGACAGCGAGCAGATCGAGCGTTCCGCCTGTCCGACCTGCGGCTCCTGCTCCGGCATGTTTACCGCGAACTCAATGAACTGTCTGACCGAAGCGCTGGGGCTGTCTCAGCCGGGCAACGGCTCGCTGCTGGCGACCCATGCCGATCGCAAAGAGCTGTTTATCAATGCTGGCAAGCGCATCGTTACGCTGGCGAAACGCTACTACGAACAGGACGATGAAACGGCGCTGCCGCGCAGTATCGCGAATAAGGCCGCCTTTGAAAACGCCATGACGTTGGATATCGCCATGGGCGGCTCCACGAACACCGTGCTGCACCTGCTGGCGGCGGCGCAGGAAGGCGAAATCGATTTCAATATCTCTGACATCGATCGCCTGTCGCGCAAGGTGCCGCACTTATGCAAAGTGGCGCCCAGCACGCAGAAATACCATATGGAAGATGTTCACCGCGCTGGTGGCGTAATCGGCATCCTGGGCGAGCTGGATCGTGCCGGGCTGTTGGATACCAGCGTTCATAACGTGCTGGGCACCACGCTGCGTGAAACGCTTGATAACTACGACATCATGCTGACGCAGGATGAGGCCGTGAAAAAGATGTTCCGCGCCGGACCGGCAGGCATCCGCACCACTCAGGCGTTTTCGCAGGAGTGCCGCTGGGATACGCTTGACGACGATCGTCGCGAAGGCTGCATCCGCTCACGCGAATATGCATTCAGCCAGGATGGCGGGCTGGCGGTGCTGTACGGCAACATGGCGGAAGATGGCTGTATCGTGAAAACCGCGGGCGTGGATAAAGAGATTCTGACCTTCCGCGGCCCGGCGAAAGTGTACGAAAGCCAGGAAGACGCCGTTGAAGCGATCCTGGGCGGCAAAGTGGTCGCGGGCGATGTAGTCGTTATCCGTTACGAAGGGCCGAAAGGCGGGCCGGGCATGCAGGAAATGCTTTATCCCACCACCTACCTGAAATCGATGGGATTAGGTAAGAGCTGCGCGTTAATCACTGACGGACGTTTCTCCGGCGGCACTTCAGGGCTCTCTATCGGCCATGCCTCACCAGAAGCGGCCAGCGGCGGTACCATCGCGCTGGTGAAAGATGGCGATATGATCGAAATCGATATTCCGAATCGCGGCATCCGACTGGATGTGCCGGATAACGAACTGCATGCGCGTCGCGAAGAGGAAGAAGCGCGCGGCGACGCCGCGTATACGCCGCATTCGCGTCAGCGTCAGGTTTCATTCGCACTGCGCGCCTACGCCTCGCTGGCGACCAGCGCGGATAAAGGCGCTGTACGCGACAAATCGAAGCTGGGAGGCTAA
- the ilvE gene encoding branched-chain-amino-acid transaminase → MSTKKADFIWFNGEMVKWEEAKVSVMSHALHYGTSVFEGVRCYDSHKGPVVFRHREHMQRLHDSAKIYRFPLKHSVDELMEACREVLRVNKLKSAYIRPLAFVGDVGLGVNPPEGYSTDVIIAAFPWGAYLGAEALEQGIDAMVSSWNRVAPNTIPTAAKAGGNYLSSLLVGSEARRHGYQEGIALDTNGYISEGAGENLFEVKDGILFTPPFTSSALPGITRDAIIKLAKDAGIEVREQVLSRESLYLADEVFMSGTAAEITPVRSVDGIQVGEGKCGPITKRIQQAFFGLFTGETEDKWGWLDQVNP, encoded by the coding sequence ATGAGTACGAAGAAAGCAGACTTTATCTGGTTCAACGGCGAGATGGTGAAGTGGGAAGAGGCGAAGGTCAGCGTCATGTCTCATGCTCTGCATTACGGCACGTCGGTTTTTGAAGGCGTCCGCTGCTACGACTCGCACAAAGGACCGGTAGTCTTCCGTCATCGTGAACATATGCAGCGCCTGCACGACTCCGCCAAAATTTATCGCTTCCCGCTGAAGCACAGCGTGGATGAGCTGATGGAAGCCTGCCGCGAAGTCCTGCGCGTCAACAAGCTGAAAAGCGCTTATATTCGCCCGCTGGCCTTTGTCGGCGACGTTGGCCTGGGCGTTAACCCGCCGGAAGGCTACAGCACGGACGTAATCATCGCCGCGTTCCCGTGGGGCGCCTATTTGGGCGCTGAAGCGCTGGAGCAGGGCATCGACGCGATGGTTTCCTCCTGGAACCGTGTCGCGCCGAACACTATTCCTACCGCCGCGAAAGCGGGCGGCAACTACCTCTCCTCACTGCTGGTCGGCAGCGAAGCGCGCCGCCACGGCTATCAGGAAGGTATTGCGCTTGATACCAACGGCTATATCTCCGAAGGCGCGGGCGAGAACCTGTTTGAAGTAAAAGACGGCATCCTTTTCACTCCGCCATTCACCTCTTCCGCGCTGCCGGGCATCACTCGCGACGCCATTATCAAGCTGGCGAAAGATGCGGGCATTGAAGTACGCGAGCAGGTACTGTCGCGTGAGTCCCTCTACCTGGCGGACGAAGTCTTTATGTCCGGCACCGCGGCGGAAATCACGCCGGTGCGCAGCGTAGACGGCATCCAGGTCGGCGAAGGCAAATGCGGGCCGATCACCAAACGTATTCAGCAGGCCTTCTTTGGCCTGTTCACCGGTGAAACCGAAGATAAATGGGGCTGGTTAGATCAGGTAAACCCATAA
- the ilvM gene encoding acetolactate synthase 2 small subunit: protein MNQHQLSIEARFRPEVLERILRVVRHRGFQVCAMNMAAVANAENINIEMTVASLRSVDLLSTQLSKLMDVACVQIQQQTTQQIRA, encoded by the coding sequence ATGAACCAGCATCAGTTGTCTATCGAAGCGCGTTTCCGCCCTGAAGTTCTGGAACGCATTTTGCGCGTTGTCCGTCATCGCGGCTTTCAGGTTTGCGCCATGAATATGGCCGCCGTCGCAAACGCCGAAAATATTAATATTGAAATGACCGTTGCCAGCCTGCGTTCAGTCGATTTACTGTCAACACAGCTGAGCAAACTGATGGATGTCGCTTGCGTCCAGATTCAACAACAGACAACACAACAAATCCGCGCATAG